One Danio aesculapii chromosome 22, fDanAes4.1, whole genome shotgun sequence genomic window carries:
- the LOC130215673 gene encoding gastrula zinc finger protein XlCGF8.2DB-like, translated as MSDPEPCRIKQEETEELIDVMVKEESEELCEDEEKHHVKSETKTKDTTEQSVSMEKTVIKCFPCTQCGKSVTRKCDLKSHMMIHTGENPYKCSYCVKRFKHLRHLKLHERIHTGRKLHKCNHCSKLFLRPSVLKIHLRVHTNEKPYSCSECGKSFIHQSHLKTHQKIHTGVREHVCFECGKTSITAGDLKQHQMIHTAEKPFTCTLCGMSFKRSSNLNQHMLIHIGIKTHKCDQCGKTFMRGSELKDHLRVHAQEKPYACPVCGMSFRRLRNLNEHQKIHTGVREFVCFECEKTFIRATDLKQHQRIHTGEKPYICTECGKSFRVSSSLTTHMVIHTGEKPHKCDQCGKAFLRPYELRKHFLTHTRQSLIPC; from the exons atgagtgatccagaaccctgcagaattaaacaggaagagactgaagaactaatag atgtgatggtgaaggaggagagtgaagaactgtgtgaagatgaggagaaacatcatgtcaaaagtgaaACCAAAACCAAAGATACGACTGAACAAAGTGTTTCAATGGAAAAAACAGTCATAAAATGTTTcccctgcactcagtgtggaaagagtgtCACCCGCAAATGTGATCTGAAGtctcacatgatgatccacactggagagaaccCTTACAAGTGTTCATACTGCGTCAAGAGATTCAAACATTTACGACACTTGAAACTGCAtgagaggatccacactggaagGAAACTGCACAAATGTAATCATTGCAGCAAATTATTTTTAAGGCCTTCAGTTTTGAAGAtccatcttagagttcatacaaatGAGAAGCCATATTCatgttctgagtgtggaaagagttttataCACCagtcacatttaaaaacacatcagaagatccacactggtgtgagagagcaTGTGTGCTTTGAGTGTGGGAAGACTTCTATTACAGCTGGAGACTTGAAACAACACCAGATGATTCACACTgcagagaaaccattcacatgtacttTGTGTGGGATGAGTTTTAAAcgatcatcaaaccttaatcaacacatgctgATCCACATTGGAAtcaaaacacacaaatgtgatcaatgcGGCAAAACGTTTATGAGAGGTTCTGAGTTAAAGGACCATCTTAGAGTTCATGCACAAGAGAAACCTTATGCATGTCCTGTGTGTGGAATGAGTTTTAGACGATTACGAAATTTAAACgaacatcagaagatccacactggtgtgagagagtttgtctgctttgagtgtgagaagactttcaTTAGAGCTACTGACCTGAAAcaacaccagaggattcacacaggagagaaaccgtacatatgtactgagtgtggaaagagtttcagagtTTCATCATCTCTTACAACACACATggtgatccacactggagagaaaccacacaAGTGTGATCAATGTGGTAAAGCATTTTTGAGGCCTTACGAGCTGAGGAAACATTTTCTGACTCATACAAGACAGAGCCTTATTCCCTGTTAA